The DNA region GCGCGGTCACATTATCTATAACTGTCCGCCAAGGTAACAAAGTTTGCTTTTGAAATAAATAACCAATTTCTTTGATGCCACTGATATTAAAACTACCATTTACTTCTGTACCACTATTAATTAATCCCGCAATCACATTTAATAATGTACTCTTGCCGCAACCACTAGGGCCAATTAAGCTGACAAATTCACCAGCATTGATAGTCAAACTCACATTTTGCAATGCTTCAATCCGTTTATTCTTACTCCAGTAAGAAATGCTGAGATTGTGGGTGCTGATTGTCGGGACTGACATATTTTTGCTTATTCCTCATACTTGATCAAGCCAACTTTGCTGGAGGAAAAATTTCCTCCCTGGTCTGCCACTATGCAAAGTTTGTGTGACAAACTACTAAGCGCGACGACCTGCAAATTTATCAAATACTCCTTCAGTATAAGGAACCATTTTCTTAATAATTCCGGTGTCAAAGAATACTTTTTGATCAGCCAGATAAGCCTCTTGACTAATAGAAGCATCTTTAGGAACAGAGCGTTTAAGTTCTGTATTTAACCCTGTCAAAATAGCATCTAAATTTTTGCTATCAAACCGTTTACCCACCACTTGCAAAATTTGTTCTGGTGGGGTTTGGTGCATATATGTAAAAGTCCGATTGGCAACTTCAACTAATCTTTTCACCGCCTCAGATTTTTGGGAAGTTACACGTTCATGGCTCAACCAAGCACGAGTCATCGCCTCATTAGCACCAAAGTATTTTTTATGTACTTCTGGATCTAAAGCATTTAATAGTTGAAAAACTGCTCCTTCTTTGATGAGTTTGTGCAAGTCTGGCGCACCTGCGATCGCCGCATCTACTTGCCGAGATTTAATTAATGTATAAGTAGAAGCAGTGGTACTTTGAACATACTCCACATCTTTATCGCTCAAACCATTTTGACGCAGATATTTGACGAATACGGCCCAACTCCAAGTCCCAATTTCACCGGCAGAAACTTTTTTACCTTTGAGGTCAGCAACGCTTTTAATTTGAGATTGCAAATCAGAGCGCACAATTAAGGAAGTATCTACCAAATTA from Aulosira sp. FACHB-615 includes:
- a CDS encoding ABC transporter substrate-binding protein codes for the protein MPTRRDFLKYASLGVTTALATQACNNITQPGANQGTISVKLGAVSGINSIDVWIPQDLGYFNAAGLNAEVITFQSSAKMRDALIAGEIDFTAQAPLHVYLSRLKGVPLNVVANRRNLVDTSLIVRSDLQSQIKSVADLKGKKVSAGEIGTWSWAVFVKYLRQNGLSDKDVEYVQSTTASTYTLIKSRQVDAAIAGAPDLHKLIKEGAVFQLLNALDPEVHKKYFGANEAMTRAWLSHERVTSQKSEAVKRLVEVANRTFTYMHQTPPEQILQVVGKRFDSKNLDAILTGLNTELKRSVPKDASISQEAYLADQKVFFDTGIIKKMVPYTEGVFDKFAGRRA